A part of Olleya sp. Bg11-27 genomic DNA contains:
- the uvrC gene encoding excinuclease ABC subunit UvrC — protein MSQTALDIQLKTLPDSPGVYQYFDAEGTIIYVGKAKNLKKRVTSYFTKTHENGKTRVLVKRIANIKHIVVETETDALLLENNLIKKHKPRYNVLLKDDKTYPWICIKKERFPRVFPTRRVIKDGSDYFGPYTSMKTVKTLLGLINGLYKLRTCNYNLAQDKVSEGKYKVCLEYHLGNCKGACEGRETEASYHENIDAIREILKGNFKDSLGNFKVQMREFAEVMEFEAAQRIKEKIEVLENYQAKSTIVNPKISNVDVFSIISDAGHGYINFLQLSYGSIIRSHTLEIKKKLDESDKELLELAIIEIRARFNSNSKEIYVPFSVNIGEELKVTVPQLGDKKHILDLSIRNAKYYRMERFKQVKITDPDRHANRIMAQMKQDLRLGEEPRHIECFDNSNIQGTNPVAACVVFKNGKPSKKDYRHFNIKTVEGPDDFASMEEVVFRRYKRLLEEEQPLPQLIIIDGGKGQLSSALKSLDLLGLRGRIAIIGIAKRLEELFYPDDPIPLYLDKKSETLKIIQQLRNEAHRFGIEHHRNKRSKQALNTEMETIPGIGEKTIIELLKKFKSAKRISNAKLDELEEIVGVSRAAKIYNYYHKE, from the coding sequence ATGAGTCAAACTGCTTTAGATATTCAGCTTAAAACCTTACCGGATTCGCCGGGTGTCTATCAGTATTTTGATGCGGAAGGCACTATTATTTATGTTGGTAAAGCTAAAAATCTTAAAAAACGTGTAACGTCTTATTTTACTAAAACGCACGAAAATGGAAAGACTAGAGTTTTAGTCAAGCGTATCGCTAATATTAAGCATATAGTTGTTGAAACCGAAACGGATGCTTTGTTATTAGAAAATAACTTGATAAAAAAACATAAGCCACGTTATAATGTTTTATTAAAAGATGATAAAACGTATCCTTGGATTTGTATAAAAAAAGAACGATTCCCCAGAGTGTTTCCTACCCGTCGCGTTATTAAGGATGGTAGTGATTATTTTGGTCCTTACACAAGCATGAAAACGGTTAAAACGTTATTGGGTTTAATTAATGGATTGTACAAATTGCGAACATGTAATTATAATTTGGCTCAGGATAAAGTAAGTGAGGGTAAGTACAAAGTGTGTTTGGAATACCATTTGGGGAATTGTAAAGGAGCGTGCGAAGGTCGAGAGACAGAAGCAAGCTATCATGAAAATATTGATGCTATTAGAGAGATTTTAAAAGGGAATTTTAAAGACTCTTTAGGTAACTTTAAAGTACAGATGCGGGAATTTGCAGAAGTCATGGAATTTGAGGCTGCGCAGCGTATTAAAGAAAAAATTGAGGTATTAGAAAACTACCAAGCTAAGTCAACGATAGTTAACCCTAAGATTAGTAATGTCGATGTGTTTTCAATAATTAGTGATGCTGGACATGGTTATATTAATTTTTTACAACTATCGTATGGGTCAATTATAAGATCACATACGTTAGAAATCAAAAAGAAGCTCGACGAAAGTGATAAAGAACTTTTAGAATTAGCTATTATTGAAATAAGAGCGCGCTTTAACTCTAACTCTAAAGAAATATACGTACCTTTTTCTGTGAATATTGGGGAGGAGCTTAAGGTTACCGTTCCGCAATTAGGGGATAAAAAACATATTTTGGATTTATCTATTAGAAATGCCAAATATTATAGGATGGAGCGTTTCAAGCAAGTTAAAATAACAGATCCAGACCGTCATGCCAATCGTATTATGGCGCAAATGAAACAGGATTTGCGTTTAGGAGAAGAGCCACGACATATCGAGTGTTTTGATAACTCAAACATACAAGGGACTAATCCCGTAGCAGCTTGTGTTGTGTTTAAAAACGGTAAACCAAGCAAAAAAGATTATCGCCATTTTAATATAAAAACGGTTGAAGGTCCAGATGATTTTGCGTCTATGGAAGAGGTTGTGTTTAGACGTTATAAACGCTTACTTGAAGAGGAGCAACCTTTACCGCAATTAATAATTATTGATGGAGGAAAAGGGCAATTATCTTCAGCATTAAAAAGTTTAGATCTTTTAGGATTAAGAGGTAGAATAGCTATAATAGGGATTGCAAAACGTTTAGAAGAATTGTTTTATCCAGATGATCCAATTCCGCTATATTTAGATAAAAAATCAGAAACACTAAAAATAATTCAACAGTTACGTAATGAGGCACACCGTTTTGGAATAGAGCATCATCGAAATAAAAGAAGCAAGCAGGCGTTAAATACTGAAATGGAAACTATTCCTGGGATTGGAGAAAAAACGATAATAGAATTATTGAAAAAATTTAAATCTGCAAAACGAATTTCAAACGCTAAATTAGATGAATTGGAAGAGATTGTAGGAGTTTCTAGAGCAGCAAAAATATATAATTATTACCATAAAGAATGA
- a CDS encoding ATP-dependent zinc protease, whose amino-acid sequence MTKKTIGRTDKINFPKLDLFEIDCKIDTGAYTSAIHCSNVVVKDDGLHCTFYSKGHPNFNSETKIFKEYTFTDVKSSNGCVENRYKIKTDVIFFGKSYKINLTLSTRDDMRFPVLIGRQFLKRKFLVDVDILNQSFNHNK is encoded by the coding sequence ATGACAAAGAAAACCATTGGTAGAACCGATAAAATTAACTTTCCGAAGTTGGATTTATTTGAAATAGACTGTAAAATTGATACAGGCGCCTATACCTCTGCAATACACTGCTCTAACGTCGTTGTTAAAGATGACGGACTACATTGCACTTTTTACAGTAAGGGCCACCCCAACTTTAATAGTGAAACTAAAATATTTAAAGAGTACACCTTTACAGATGTAAAAAGCAGTAACGGTTGTGTTGAAAACCGTTACAAAATAAAAACAGACGTGATTTTTTTTGGAAAATCATACAAGATTAACTTAACTTTAAGCACAAGAGACGACATGAGATTTCCGGTTTTAATTGGTAGACAATTTTTAAAACGAAAATTTCTAGTAGACGTTGATATCCTAAACCAATCCTTTAATCATAACAAATAA